In the Paramisgurnus dabryanus chromosome 5, PD_genome_1.1, whole genome shotgun sequence genome, one interval contains:
- the LOC141282258 gene encoding P2X purinoceptor 7-like has protein sequence MEDFLRVEELHKQRMAIEEDRIKRLTLDECQQLLQRCLTREPSLMFDLMSLTPDPPPPGPPHPQAPSWCVCRNCRNMPTLLEQKCCQQQPQNCTSLLPHMELYILQEGVLRLARRIWNDLRAEVDIQQMGESHRQFRYAAYRNFVVWQYGVLGPGHRIVIASCCVWKIRDRFPDPNGNYVGFIPARV, from the exons ATGGAGGACTTCCTAAGGGTTGAAGAACTTCATAAACAGAGGATGGCAATTGAGGAG GATAGGATAAAGAGACTGACATTAGATGAGTGCCAACAACTTCTACAAAGATGCCTCACTCGTGAACCTAGTCTCATGTTTGACCTCATGAGTCTCACCCCTGATCCCCCTCCACCAGGACCTCCTCATCCACAGGCACCCAGCTGGTGTGTCTGTAGAAACTGCAGAAATATGCCAACATTGCTGGAACAGAAATGCTGTCAACAACAACCACAAAACTGCACATCACTATTGCCACACATGGAGCTATACATCTTGCAGGAAGGTGTGCTAAGACTGGCCAGGCGAATCTGGAATGACCTAAGGGCAGAGGTGGACATTCAGCAAATGGGAGAAAGTCACAGACAGTTTCGTTATGCTGCATATAGGAACTTTGTTGTCTGGCAATATGGTGTTCTGGGACCAGGACATAGAATTGTTATAGCTTCATGCTGTGTGTGGAAAATTAGAGATCGTTTCCCGGATCCTAATGGCAATTATGTAGGCTTTATTCCGGCCAGAGTGTAA